From a single Granulicella aggregans genomic region:
- a CDS encoding FMN-dependent NADH-azoreductase: MPTLLHIDSSPLYGHSVSRQLSSAFVDQWKSSHPDATLIERDLTSTFIPPINAEWVTAVYTPEDSRTPEQKQLLTLSDSLISELFEADEYVIGVPMHNFGIPSVLKLWIDQIARVNKTFSYATGTPVGLLTGKKVTFLIATGGIYDAGTQMASYDHVEPYLRTVFGFLGVTDATVITAGGASALMRGADRATFLAPHLQAVQAHAQVV, from the coding sequence ATGCCCACGCTTCTCCACATCGACTCCAGCCCTCTCTACGGCCACTCCGTCTCGCGCCAGCTCTCCTCAGCCTTCGTAGACCAGTGGAAGTCCTCGCACCCCGACGCCACCCTCATCGAACGCGACCTCACCTCCACCTTCATCCCGCCCATTAACGCGGAATGGGTCACCGCCGTCTACACTCCCGAAGACTCCCGCACCCCCGAGCAGAAGCAGCTCCTCACCCTCTCCGACTCCCTAATCTCCGAGCTCTTCGAGGCCGACGAGTACGTCATCGGCGTGCCCATGCACAACTTCGGCATCCCCTCCGTCCTCAAGCTCTGGATCGACCAGATCGCCCGCGTCAACAAGACCTTCAGCTACGCAACCGGCACCCCTGTAGGCCTGCTCACCGGCAAGAAGGTGACCTTCCTTATCGCTACAGGCGGCATCTACGACGCCGGCACCCAGATGGCCTCCTACGATCACGTAGAGCCCTATCTCCGCACCGTCTTCGGCTTCCTCGGAGTCACCGATGCCACCGTCATCACCGCCGGCGGAGCAAGCGCCCTCATGCGCGGAGCCGACCGCGCCACCTTCCTGGCCCCCCATCTGCAAGCCGTCCAGGCCCACGCCCAGGTAGTCTAA
- a CDS encoding NAD(P)-dependent oxidoreductase, with protein sequence MNIAIFGANGRTGSLLTGRALAAGHTVTALVRQPKNFPYAGRTRVVEGSVFDPAAIADTLRHTDAVFSALGAHSPVKKEDVLERAMPLITAGMERYGPRRLIALGSAGALPTSLDKQPAWRRWIVQTIVYNVFLKYPVASQIDQYRVLSASNLDWTMVMPPMLTDGPARGHYRIDADALPRNGARISRSDVADFMMLQLTNPQWIKKGVYITW encoded by the coding sequence ATGAACATCGCCATCTTCGGAGCCAATGGCCGTACTGGCTCTCTTCTAACCGGACGCGCCCTCGCCGCCGGCCACACGGTCACCGCTCTAGTCCGTCAGCCAAAGAACTTCCCCTACGCCGGTCGCACCCGCGTCGTCGAAGGCAGCGTCTTCGATCCCGCCGCCATCGCCGATACTCTCCGCCACACCGACGCCGTCTTCTCCGCCCTCGGAGCCCACTCGCCCGTCAAGAAAGAAGACGTCCTCGAGCGAGCTATGCCCCTCATCACCGCCGGGATGGAGCGATACGGCCCTCGCCGCCTCATCGCGCTGGGTTCGGCGGGAGCTCTCCCCACCTCGCTCGACAAACAGCCCGCCTGGCGTCGCTGGATCGTCCAGACCATCGTCTACAACGTCTTCCTCAAGTATCCGGTCGCCTCCCAGATCGACCAGTACCGCGTCCTCTCCGCCAGCAATCTCGACTGGACCATGGTCATGCCCCCCATGCTCACCGACGGTCCCGCGCGAGGCCACTACCGAATCGACGCCGACGCTCTCCCCCGCAACGGCGCCCGCATCTCCCGCTCCGACGTAGCCGACTTCATGATGCTCCAGCTAACCAACCCGCAATGGATAAAAAAAGGCGTCTACATCACCTGGTAG
- a CDS encoding LLM class flavin-dependent oxidoreductase: MQIGIDSFAAVISEPGGVAISAEQRIANLLEEIELADQVGLDTFGIGEHHREEFLDSAPVVLLAAAAARTKQIRLTSAVTVLSAADPVRVFQEFATLDLVSKGRAEMVVGRGSFGEAYPLFGMKFEDYDSLFEEKLDLLLEVRDNVHVEWAGKHRAALTGQGVYPRPVQEKLPIWVGVGGTPASFARAGALGLPLMVAIIGGEPHRFGPLIELYREAGRRAGVPASELKVGLHQFGFVGETSQGASDEFWPGHQRMFTHIGKERGWPPTTREQFEATRGRTGAYLIGTAEEIVEKILRENEVLGGLARITFQMTNVALEHKQMLKSIEMLGTKVAPVVREALG; the protein is encoded by the coding sequence ATGCAGATTGGGATTGATAGTTTTGCGGCGGTGATCTCGGAGCCGGGTGGGGTGGCGATCTCCGCGGAGCAGAGGATTGCGAATCTGCTGGAGGAGATCGAGCTGGCCGACCAGGTGGGGCTGGATACGTTTGGGATTGGGGAGCATCATCGGGAGGAGTTTCTGGACTCGGCGCCGGTGGTGCTGCTGGCGGCGGCGGCGGCGAGGACGAAGCAGATTCGGCTGACAAGTGCGGTGACGGTGCTGAGCGCGGCCGATCCGGTGCGGGTGTTTCAGGAGTTTGCGACGCTTGACCTGGTGTCGAAGGGGCGGGCGGAGATGGTGGTGGGGCGCGGGTCGTTTGGCGAGGCTTATCCGCTTTTTGGCATGAAGTTCGAGGATTATGACTCGCTGTTTGAGGAGAAGCTCGACCTGCTGCTGGAGGTTCGCGACAACGTGCATGTGGAGTGGGCGGGCAAGCATCGGGCGGCGCTGACCGGACAAGGGGTTTATCCCAGGCCGGTGCAGGAGAAGCTGCCGATCTGGGTTGGGGTGGGTGGGACGCCGGCCTCGTTCGCGCGCGCGGGAGCGCTAGGGCTTCCGCTGATGGTGGCGATTATTGGCGGGGAACCGCATCGGTTCGGGCCGTTGATCGAGCTTTATCGCGAGGCGGGGCGGCGGGCTGGGGTTCCGGCGAGTGAGTTGAAGGTGGGGCTGCACCAGTTTGGGTTTGTGGGAGAGACATCGCAGGGAGCTTCGGATGAGTTCTGGCCCGGGCATCAGCGGATGTTCACGCATATCGGGAAGGAGCGTGGGTGGCCGCCCACGACGCGGGAGCAGTTTGAGGCTACGCGGGGTCGCACGGGGGCTTACTTGATTGGGACGGCGGAGGAGATTGTCGAGAAGATTCTGCGGGAGAATGAGGTTTTGGGTGGGTTGGCAAGGATCACGTTCCAGATGACGAATGTGGCTCTGGAGCATAAGCAGATGTTGAAGTCGATTGAGATGCTGGGGACGAAGGTGGCACCGGTGGTGAGGGAGGCGTTGGGGTAG
- a CDS encoding DUF3857 domain-containing protein translates to MSVTVLFEQERYVLSADGRTVQTHQLVYRIEDKEGVEEWNQTSVEWDPWYQERPSIKARVIGTDGKVSELDAKTLTDVPAKNESEDTFSDSRIYKGPLPGVAVGSIVEEETVVTDKSPFFAGGGIYRTYFSRAVPVVRSRLVVVAPEGVELKTKAHSLPDSTAPQIEAHGTNRTYVWDLSTVPESVNSDIALATDKPRSVFVEFATGASWASVASAYRQLSDSQIQPEQVKSLVAGLPTGDSMATIAALVAKLHKEIRYTGIEFGESALKPQTPGEVLKRRYGDCKDKAALLVGMLRASGIPAELALLSTGPGYDVGAELAGMNQFNHAIVHVPAGKNGRQELWIDATAEFTKVGDLPYPDQGRMALLIAEGTTGLTQIPEAKPTDSVDVETREFELKQFGPARVVETSSTTGHIDADYRYRYGGAETKSTKEDLEAYAKRFYNAKALTHTEHTDGSDLNKPFVLRLEMDKAARGTSDIGGAAVGIPPAGTMTMLPRWFFDESEADETKLTEEQKADLAKAKLQRAEDYQVQPYIEEVRYRVVVPEGFVPRALPEDQTVHMGPAVMTRHYAEETVAGKKVVTAVMRFDTVKPRYTVDEALALKKAAVEQNKLQYILLQFDQVGAKAIAEGKVRDGLSADRALIAAHPDDAMHHVQLSAALLGVGLGDEAKTEARRATELDPKLQIAWLQLGVSLEHNNIGVRFAKGFDRKGALEAYRKAETLDTENIVPVVDLAVLSEYNDEGERYAAGSNLADAVKAYRSLKTIDPNSGDAYEDSLLFALLYDKKYLDVLAELKTLPMNATRDAMAVTAAVAAGNNGEGDVAAGLKRADLVAGGDQQKSAALRLAGLELIRLERYALAAEMLKAATAGQTDSAQMAQQITIFATLKHADTTPLPATDPKAPVRLMFVSVMTGTMEKEEANFLDRNAYATEKEWQANVKHNSDASGVMRTMAAQAQLPMAVMRDIVLGNAKLTATGDDTKGYRTTMTSLGAPTQSLFVTKDDGRYRIVAEGKDAAEVGNYALYLLAHGREAEARNLLDWKRELVHKGGGDDPLEGMLFPRFWTTGSASTANAGADAIRIAALALTLTKPSSQTPIEPALAALKTASGAAATDLELLLAGAYINREDYKTAEVYSDKLLKEYPDSVTAIQTAGRIYLGTGEFKAWSEMLKTRLETKPGDRDLLGQAAEEAEAEQDFGRARADLQQIVDAGKATSSDYNSYGWLGLFDNHLDQKTTEAAQQANQLTKSSNFSVMHTLACVYAAEGKTTEARQLLLAAMATRNESEPSEEVWFGLGLTYEQFGAKEAAIAAYKRVEKPEGRLDSPVSTYLLAQKHLKGLGA, encoded by the coding sequence ATGAGCGTGACGGTGCTCTTCGAGCAGGAGCGGTATGTGCTCTCGGCGGATGGGCGGACGGTGCAGACGCACCAACTGGTCTATCGGATCGAGGACAAAGAGGGCGTCGAGGAGTGGAACCAGACATCGGTGGAGTGGGACCCGTGGTATCAGGAGCGGCCATCGATCAAGGCGCGCGTGATTGGGACGGACGGGAAGGTGTCGGAGCTGGATGCGAAGACGCTGACCGATGTTCCGGCGAAGAACGAGTCGGAGGATACGTTCTCCGATAGCCGGATCTATAAGGGACCCCTGCCGGGTGTGGCCGTGGGGTCGATCGTCGAGGAAGAGACGGTGGTGACGGATAAGTCGCCGTTCTTCGCGGGCGGCGGAATCTATCGCACGTACTTCTCGCGTGCGGTGCCGGTGGTGCGGTCGCGGCTGGTGGTGGTGGCTCCGGAGGGCGTGGAGCTCAAGACGAAGGCGCATTCGCTGCCGGACTCGACGGCGCCGCAGATTGAAGCTCACGGGACGAATAGGACCTACGTGTGGGATCTTTCGACGGTGCCCGAGTCGGTGAACTCCGATATTGCGCTCGCTACGGACAAGCCACGGAGCGTGTTTGTGGAGTTCGCGACCGGAGCTTCCTGGGCGTCGGTGGCATCGGCTTACCGACAGCTCTCGGACTCGCAGATACAGCCGGAGCAGGTGAAGTCGCTCGTCGCGGGGCTGCCGACGGGCGATTCGATGGCGACGATTGCGGCGTTGGTGGCGAAGCTGCATAAGGAGATTCGTTACACCGGGATCGAGTTTGGCGAGTCAGCGCTGAAGCCACAGACTCCGGGCGAGGTGCTGAAGCGGCGCTATGGCGACTGCAAAGACAAGGCCGCGCTGCTGGTAGGGATGTTGAGGGCGTCGGGGATTCCGGCGGAGCTGGCGCTGCTGTCGACCGGGCCGGGGTATGACGTGGGTGCGGAGTTGGCGGGGATGAACCAGTTCAACCATGCGATTGTGCATGTACCTGCGGGGAAGAATGGACGGCAGGAGCTTTGGATCGATGCGACAGCGGAGTTCACGAAGGTGGGCGACCTGCCTTATCCGGACCAGGGGCGGATGGCGCTGCTGATCGCGGAGGGAACGACGGGGCTGACGCAGATTCCGGAGGCGAAGCCGACCGACAGCGTGGATGTGGAGACACGAGAGTTTGAGCTGAAGCAGTTTGGGCCGGCGCGGGTGGTGGAGACGTCGAGCACGACCGGACATATCGATGCGGACTATCGGTATCGATATGGCGGGGCGGAGACGAAGTCGACCAAGGAAGACCTGGAGGCCTATGCGAAGCGGTTCTACAACGCGAAGGCGCTGACGCATACCGAGCACACGGATGGGAGCGATCTGAACAAGCCCTTTGTGCTGCGGCTCGAGATGGACAAGGCCGCGCGCGGGACGTCGGATATTGGCGGTGCGGCGGTGGGGATCCCGCCGGCGGGCACGATGACGATGCTGCCGCGATGGTTCTTCGACGAGTCGGAGGCGGATGAGACGAAGCTGACGGAGGAGCAGAAGGCCGACCTCGCAAAGGCGAAGCTGCAGCGCGCAGAGGACTACCAGGTACAGCCTTATATCGAAGAGGTTCGTTACCGGGTGGTTGTGCCGGAGGGATTCGTGCCGCGGGCTCTGCCGGAGGACCAGACGGTACATATGGGGCCGGCGGTGATGACTCGCCATTATGCGGAGGAGACCGTCGCGGGTAAGAAGGTGGTGACGGCGGTGATGCGCTTCGATACGGTGAAGCCGCGCTACACCGTGGATGAGGCGTTGGCGCTGAAGAAGGCGGCTGTGGAGCAGAACAAGCTGCAGTACATCCTGTTGCAGTTTGACCAGGTGGGGGCGAAGGCGATTGCCGAGGGTAAGGTACGGGACGGGCTGTCCGCGGACCGGGCATTGATCGCCGCGCATCCGGACGATGCCATGCATCATGTGCAGTTGTCCGCGGCGCTCTTGGGTGTGGGGCTTGGGGATGAGGCGAAGACCGAGGCGCGGCGGGCGACTGAGCTTGATCCGAAGCTGCAGATTGCGTGGCTGCAGCTGGGGGTGTCGCTCGAGCACAACAATATCGGGGTGCGGTTTGCGAAGGGGTTCGATCGCAAGGGAGCGCTGGAGGCGTACCGGAAGGCGGAGACGCTGGACACGGAGAACATTGTGCCGGTGGTGGACCTGGCAGTGTTGTCTGAGTACAACGATGAGGGCGAGCGGTATGCGGCAGGCTCGAATCTTGCGGACGCGGTGAAGGCGTATCGGTCGCTGAAGACGATCGATCCGAACTCTGGCGATGCTTATGAGGACAGCTTGCTGTTTGCGTTACTGTACGACAAGAAGTATCTGGACGTGCTCGCCGAGCTCAAGACGCTGCCGATGAATGCGACGCGGGACGCGATGGCGGTGACGGCGGCGGTGGCTGCTGGCAACAACGGCGAGGGCGATGTGGCGGCGGGGTTGAAGCGGGCTGACCTGGTGGCGGGCGGAGATCAACAGAAGTCGGCTGCGCTAAGGTTGGCGGGGCTGGAGTTGATCCGGCTGGAGCGGTATGCGCTGGCGGCCGAGATGCTGAAGGCGGCGACAGCGGGGCAGACGGATTCGGCGCAGATGGCGCAGCAGATTACGATCTTCGCCACTCTGAAGCATGCGGACACAACACCTCTGCCGGCGACGGACCCGAAGGCCCCGGTGCGGCTGATGTTTGTGTCCGTGATGACGGGAACGATGGAGAAGGAGGAGGCAAACTTCCTAGACCGCAATGCGTATGCGACAGAGAAGGAGTGGCAGGCGAACGTGAAGCACAATAGCGATGCTTCAGGGGTGATGCGAACGATGGCCGCGCAGGCGCAGCTGCCGATGGCGGTGATGCGCGACATCGTGCTGGGCAATGCAAAGCTGACCGCTACGGGCGACGATACGAAGGGATACCGGACGACGATGACCTCGCTGGGGGCGCCGACGCAAAGCTTGTTTGTGACGAAGGACGACGGCAGGTATCGGATTGTGGCAGAGGGAAAGGACGCCGCAGAGGTTGGCAACTATGCGCTGTATCTGCTGGCGCATGGTCGCGAGGCGGAGGCGCGGAACCTGCTGGACTGGAAGCGGGAGCTGGTGCATAAGGGCGGAGGGGATGACCCGCTTGAGGGGATGTTGTTTCCGAGGTTCTGGACGACGGGAAGTGCGAGCACGGCAAATGCGGGAGCGGATGCGATCCGGATTGCGGCCTTGGCACTGACGCTGACCAAACCGTCGAGCCAGACGCCGATTGAGCCGGCGCTGGCGGCGTTGAAGACCGCTAGTGGGGCTGCGGCCACGGATCTGGAGTTGCTCCTGGCGGGCGCGTACATCAACAGGGAGGATTACAAGACGGCGGAGGTGTACTCGGACAAGCTGCTGAAGGAGTATCCGGACTCGGTTACAGCGATCCAGACGGCGGGGAGGATCTACCTGGGGACGGGCGAGTTCAAGGCGTGGAGCGAGATGCTGAAGACGCGGCTGGAGACGAAGCCGGGAGACCGTGATCTGCTGGGACAGGCAGCGGAAGAGGCCGAGGCGGAGCAGGACTTCGGCCGAGCAAGGGCGGACCTGCAGCAGATTGTGGATGCGGGCAAGGCGACGAGCAGCGATTACAACTCTTATGGGTGGCTGGGGCTGTTTGATAACCACCTGGACCAGAAGACTACCGAGGCGGCGCAGCAGGCGAACCAGTTGACGAAGAGTTCGAACTTCAGCGTCATGCATACGCTGGCGTGCGTGTACGCGGCGGAGGGGAAGACGACGGAGGCACGGCAGCTTCTGCTGGCGGCGATGGCGACTCGGAACGAGTCGGAGCCGAGCGAGGAGGTGTGGTTCGGGCTGGGGCTGACTTATGAGCAGTTCGGAGCGAAGGAGGCGGCGATCGCGGCTTACAAGCGGGTGGAGAAGCCGGAGGGGAGATTGGACAGCCCGGTGAGTACTTATCTGCTGGCGCAGAAGCATTTGAAGGGGCTGGGGGCGTAA
- a CDS encoding TetR/AcrR family transcriptional regulator, which translates to MLEGAMAETMQSGSTAAGVVESTDPRILRSRRMLMDSLLKLLDEKEFDAISVQEIAERATLNRATFYLHYPDKNALLQAMTAARFHELIARRGLSFTDCDGGLRAIALGVCDYLSETAGCPSQLTKMPLEGSIIPAVEGMFREGTGKHEVPAGVDTEMLGTAAAWAVFGAARRWLQTPGRMPAEEMAARIEAMVKPILMSAAGSGLS; encoded by the coding sequence ATGCTCGAAGGTGCGATGGCCGAGACGATGCAATCCGGAAGTACGGCGGCGGGAGTGGTGGAATCGACCGATCCGCGCATCCTGCGGAGTCGCCGGATGTTGATGGATTCGCTGCTGAAGTTGCTCGATGAGAAGGAGTTCGATGCGATCTCGGTGCAGGAGATTGCGGAGCGGGCGACGCTGAACCGGGCGACGTTTTATCTGCACTATCCGGACAAGAATGCTTTGTTGCAGGCGATGACGGCGGCGCGGTTTCACGAGCTGATTGCGCGGCGTGGGCTTTCGTTTACGGACTGCGATGGAGGGCTGCGGGCGATTGCGCTGGGGGTGTGTGACTATCTTTCGGAGACGGCCGGATGCCCGAGCCAACTGACGAAGATGCCGCTCGAGGGGTCGATTATCCCGGCGGTGGAAGGGATGTTCCGGGAGGGCACGGGCAAGCACGAGGTGCCGGCGGGGGTCGATACGGAGATGCTGGGGACGGCGGCGGCTTGGGCGGTTTTTGGGGCGGCTCGGAGGTGGTTGCAGACACCTGGACGCATGCCGGCGGAGGAGATGGCGGCACGGATTGAGGCGATGGTGAAGCCGATTCTGATGAGTGCGGCGGGGTCGGGCTTATCTTGA
- a CDS encoding methyltransferase family protein has protein sequence MKASALEFRLRFLVHGVIYVVGYTAPWNYLVSKGAADAGFWSGKAIWLPAALAIERAGWTSLTGAANLLLALGIFFALAGAALRTWGAAYIGSAVVKDGGMHDASAQTAAAGVVADGPYRYMRNPLYVGTMLHTLAVTLLMPLSGAVFVVVAIAVEQMRLISGEEAFLEGKLGERYLEYKRLVPRIVPSLKARVMGSGVRPQWGMAVLGEVYFWGVAVAFASVGMRYNALLVIQGVVVAFGASLVARAFVPKVVTA, from the coding sequence ATGAAGGCTAGTGCTTTGGAGTTTCGGCTGCGGTTTTTGGTGCATGGAGTGATTTATGTTGTGGGGTATACCGCGCCCTGGAATTATCTGGTTAGCAAAGGCGCTGCGGATGCCGGGTTCTGGTCGGGGAAGGCGATCTGGCTGCCGGCGGCGCTGGCAATCGAGCGGGCGGGATGGACTTCGCTGACCGGGGCGGCGAATCTGCTGCTGGCGCTGGGGATCTTCTTTGCGTTGGCGGGAGCGGCGCTGCGGACGTGGGGTGCGGCTTATATCGGATCGGCAGTGGTCAAGGATGGCGGGATGCATGATGCTTCCGCGCAGACGGCTGCGGCGGGTGTGGTGGCGGATGGGCCTTACCGGTATATGCGGAATCCGCTGTATGTGGGGACGATGCTGCATACGCTTGCGGTGACGCTGCTGATGCCGCTGAGTGGGGCGGTGTTTGTGGTGGTGGCGATTGCGGTTGAACAGATGCGGTTGATCAGTGGGGAAGAGGCGTTTCTTGAGGGCAAGCTGGGTGAGCGGTATCTGGAGTATAAGCGGCTGGTGCCTCGGATTGTGCCTTCGCTGAAGGCCCGGGTGATGGGTTCGGGGGTACGGCCGCAGTGGGGGATGGCGGTGCTGGGCGAGGTCTACTTCTGGGGCGTGGCCGTGGCGTTCGCGTCGGTGGGGATGCGGTATAACGCTTTGTTGGTGATCCAAGGTGTGGTGGTGGCGTTTGGGGCTTCGCTGGTGGCGCGGGCGTTCGTGCCCAAGGTCGTGACCGCTTAG
- the dnaN gene encoding DNA polymerase III subunit beta: MTTAAAPTGNLEITVSRAELLRELTAAQSVVERKTTIPILSNFLFEATAGEGDSAGRLTITATDLDQSLKTSCAAKVKKPGACTIPARKLYDYIKLLPEGDISIKLMDNHWVQIRAGRSNTKMVGMARANFPQVPEFPTSGAYKITVPSLKNMVSKTIFAISNEESRYTLNGALLVLKAESMAMVATDGHRLAHIEKTGETLDGISGEKKTLIPRKALAEIASLLGSTDAETLDFADDDQTLFFKIGGRVLTSRKLTGQFPNYEAVLPRENTKFVIVRSEDLMAAIQRVAQFADERSGAIKIRLEQNELKLSSSSTDAGESEDTIETPYNYDPLVVGFNSQYLIDFLKAIGTQGEVRLEFKDAQSAGQMRPEDGNEDVKYRYILMPMRI, encoded by the coding sequence ATGACGACTGCCGCGGCACCGACCGGCAACCTTGAGATCACTGTTTCGCGGGCGGAACTGCTGCGGGAGTTGACGGCGGCGCAGAGTGTGGTCGAGCGGAAGACGACGATCCCGATCCTGTCGAACTTTTTATTTGAAGCAACAGCCGGCGAAGGGGATTCGGCCGGGCGGCTGACGATTACTGCCACCGATCTCGACCAGAGCCTGAAGACGAGCTGCGCGGCGAAGGTGAAGAAGCCCGGTGCCTGCACGATTCCTGCGCGCAAGCTGTACGACTACATCAAGTTGCTGCCCGAGGGCGATATCTCGATCAAGCTGATGGACAACCACTGGGTGCAGATCCGGGCTGGTCGGTCGAACACAAAGATGGTCGGAATGGCGCGGGCGAACTTCCCGCAGGTTCCGGAGTTTCCGACTTCAGGAGCGTACAAGATCACGGTGCCGTCGCTGAAGAACATGGTGTCGAAGACGATCTTTGCGATCTCGAACGAAGAGAGCCGGTATACGCTGAACGGCGCGCTGCTGGTGCTGAAGGCGGAGTCGATGGCGATGGTGGCGACGGATGGCCACCGGCTGGCGCATATTGAGAAGACGGGCGAGACGCTGGACGGGATCTCGGGTGAGAAGAAGACGCTGATTCCGCGGAAGGCGCTGGCTGAGATCGCTTCCCTGCTGGGTTCAACCGATGCGGAGACGCTGGACTTTGCGGATGACGATCAGACGCTGTTCTTCAAGATCGGCGGCCGGGTGCTGACCAGCCGCAAGTTGACAGGCCAGTTCCCGAACTATGAGGCGGTCCTGCCTCGCGAGAACACGAAGTTCGTGATCGTGCGGTCGGAAGATCTAATGGCGGCGATTCAGCGTGTGGCGCAGTTCGCCGATGAGCGCTCGGGTGCGATCAAGATCCGGCTGGAACAGAACGAGCTGAAGCTGTCCAGTTCTTCTACAGACGCCGGCGAATCAGAAGACACGATTGAGACGCCTTATAACTACGATCCTCTGGTGGTTGGGTTCAACAGCCAGTATCTGATCGACTTTCTGAAGGCGATTGGGACGCAGGGCGAGGTTCGGCTGGAGTTCAAGGACGCTCAAAGTGCGGGGCAGATGCGACCGGAAGATGGGAATGAGGATGTGAAGTATCGGTACATTTTGATGCCGATGCGTATTTGA
- a CDS encoding amidase, translated as MKKLSRRDFTTLCGSTLAAGALFSSSPLSASDIPSEDLTSLTLLEASTRIRNRTVTSMQLTKALLARIAIYDPKVNAYVTLMATEALKQAAQLDEEAKAGKFRSPLHGIPIALKDNIDTAGTRTTAASPMFRTRVPTEDAEVVTKLVASGAVILGKVNLHEFALGCTGDVSYFGPARNPWNLALITGGSSSGSGAAVAADLCYGALGTDTGGSIRVPSSWCGIVGIKPTTGLVSVSGIIPCLASLDHCGPMARTVEDVALMLTELTGYDNQDPFSVEAPKQDYFKLMKQPVSSFKLGAPVEYYDHLEPEVAEIVAAAIVVLTKLTRGVTSHAPLPAMPEGENFFNAIGDTAAYHEPLIKQSGMDYMPPTLQDMKSILTPATASDSSNAHLTLAMIRRHIDAAFKEIDLVVMPTTTSLPKPLRDSLKVEMSDRKPTKAYDFFDPTSGCYNTAPFDVYGVPALTLPCGFSKSGLPVGLMIAGPHFSEGKVLALAYAFQQATDWHKRKPTLTPDTPVPPLVEADAEPKPANT; from the coding sequence ATGAAAAAGCTCTCTCGACGCGACTTCACCACCCTATGCGGCAGCACCCTCGCCGCGGGAGCCCTGTTCTCCTCAAGCCCCCTCTCCGCATCCGACATACCTAGCGAGGATCTCACCAGCCTCACCCTCCTAGAAGCCTCGACCCGCATCCGCAATCGCACCGTCACCTCGATGCAGCTCACCAAAGCGCTTCTCGCCCGCATCGCCATCTACGACCCCAAGGTGAATGCCTACGTCACCCTCATGGCCACCGAGGCCCTGAAGCAAGCCGCGCAGCTGGACGAAGAAGCCAAAGCCGGGAAGTTCCGCAGCCCGCTCCACGGCATCCCCATCGCCCTCAAGGACAACATCGACACCGCCGGCACCCGCACCACCGCCGCCAGCCCCATGTTCCGGACGCGTGTTCCTACCGAAGATGCCGAAGTCGTCACGAAGCTAGTCGCCTCCGGCGCAGTCATCCTCGGCAAGGTCAATCTCCACGAGTTCGCCCTGGGCTGCACCGGCGATGTCTCCTACTTCGGCCCTGCCCGCAATCCCTGGAACCTCGCTCTGATCACCGGCGGCAGCTCCTCCGGCTCAGGCGCGGCCGTTGCCGCCGACCTCTGCTACGGCGCGCTCGGTACCGACACCGGCGGCAGCATCCGCGTGCCCTCGTCCTGGTGCGGCATCGTCGGCATCAAGCCCACCACCGGCCTGGTCTCCGTTAGCGGCATCATCCCCTGCCTCGCCTCGCTCGATCACTGCGGCCCCATGGCCCGCACCGTAGAAGACGTCGCCCTCATGCTTACCGAACTAACCGGCTACGACAACCAGGACCCCTTCAGCGTCGAAGCCCCAAAGCAGGACTACTTCAAGCTGATGAAGCAGCCCGTCTCCAGCTTCAAGCTAGGCGCACCCGTCGAGTACTACGACCACCTTGAACCAGAAGTCGCTGAGATCGTCGCCGCCGCTATCGTCGTCCTCACCAAACTCACTCGTGGGGTCACCTCACACGCTCCGCTGCCCGCGATGCCGGAGGGCGAAAACTTCTTCAACGCCATCGGCGACACCGCCGCCTATCACGAACCCCTCATCAAGCAATCCGGCATGGACTACATGCCGCCCACGCTTCAGGACATGAAGTCCATCCTCACCCCAGCCACCGCGTCCGACAGCTCCAACGCGCACCTCACGCTCGCCATGATCCGTCGCCACATCGACGCCGCCTTCAAGGAGATCGACCTCGTCGTCATGCCCACCACCACCAGCCTGCCCAAGCCCCTCAGAGACTCCTTGAAGGTCGAGATGAGCGACCGCAAGCCCACCAAGGCCTACGACTTCTTCGACCCCACCTCCGGCTGCTACAACACCGCCCCCTTCGACGTCTACGGAGTCCCTGCCCTGACGCTCCCCTGCGGCTTCTCGAAGAGCGGTCTTCCCGTAGGCCTCATGATCGCCGGCCCCCACTTCTCCGAGGGCAAGGTCCTGGCCCTGGCCTACGCCTTCCAGCAAGCCACCGACTGGCACAAACGCAAGCCCACCCTAACGCCGGACACCCCCGTACCGCCCCTCGTCGAAGCCGACGCAGAGCCAAAACCCGCAAACACGTAA